One Desulfatitalea tepidiphila genomic region harbors:
- the recN gene encoding DNA repair protein RecN encodes MLQELTIRNFAIIEDLSIRFSPGLTILSGETGAGKSIIINAVNLLLGSRASAALIRTGAESAELEALFDIPAGSEIARRMVDAGYDAGDGLLVRRIISNQDRHRIYINGRLATMQLLGDLTARLASIAGQHAHQGLLREEEHLSILDQFGDLLPLRGRYAESHARILPLIREEQALLERQRRQDEQSELLRFQLQEIEAADLQVDEDATLEKERLRLKNGEELFQTVQQCIEALYSGDGAVFEILGQLAKALSRVGRIDDQLQDRSGELEEVTYRVEDLAGRLRDYLRHIDLDPGRLETVEARLDTVNKLKRKYGGSLEAVHAHAEDIACQLKEIDTLDERLSEIRAELQRNHQALCGLAETLSDKRRKAAELLSQKVERELADLKMAGTRFVVDIQPVDQLRETGPFLANKGLALTESGSDRVVFTMAPNVGEAIKPLASIASGGELSRVMLALKAILAHSDALETVVFDEVDAGIGGGVADVVGKKLAHLARHHQILCITHLPQIARYGDHHFNIVKSVSRGRTRTTIMPLAPEARVEELARMLGGEKITATTLAHAREMLSTGR; translated from the coding sequence ATGCTCCAGGAACTCACCATTCGCAATTTCGCCATTATCGAGGATCTCAGCATTCGTTTTTCCCCGGGGTTGACGATCCTCAGCGGTGAAACCGGAGCGGGAAAGTCGATCATCATCAATGCCGTGAATTTATTGCTGGGCAGCCGGGCATCGGCCGCCCTGATCCGCACCGGCGCAGAAAGCGCCGAACTCGAGGCGCTGTTCGACATTCCTGCCGGCAGCGAGATCGCCCGACGGATGGTCGATGCAGGGTATGACGCCGGCGATGGGCTGCTGGTGCGACGGATCATCTCCAATCAGGATCGTCATCGCATCTATATCAACGGCCGACTGGCCACCATGCAGCTGCTCGGCGACCTGACCGCCCGACTGGCCAGCATTGCGGGGCAGCACGCCCACCAGGGCTTGCTCAGGGAGGAGGAGCATCTTTCCATTCTCGACCAGTTCGGCGATTTGTTGCCGCTGCGCGGCCGTTACGCGGAGAGCCACGCCCGTATATTGCCCCTGATCCGCGAAGAGCAGGCGCTGCTCGAGCGCCAGCGTCGCCAGGACGAGCAATCCGAACTGCTGCGGTTTCAGCTGCAGGAGATCGAAGCGGCGGACCTGCAAGTCGATGAGGATGCAACCCTTGAAAAAGAGCGCCTGCGCCTCAAGAACGGAGAGGAGCTGTTTCAAACCGTGCAGCAGTGCATCGAAGCGCTTTACAGCGGCGACGGTGCCGTGTTTGAAATCCTCGGCCAGCTGGCCAAGGCACTTTCGCGAGTGGGGCGCATCGACGACCAATTGCAGGACCGTTCCGGCGAACTGGAAGAGGTGACCTACCGGGTGGAAGATCTGGCCGGTCGCCTGCGGGACTATCTGCGGCACATCGACCTGGATCCCGGCCGGCTGGAGACTGTCGAGGCGCGCCTGGATACGGTGAACAAGCTCAAACGCAAATACGGCGGGTCCCTGGAAGCGGTTCACGCCCACGCCGAAGATATCGCCTGCCAATTAAAAGAGATCGACACCCTGGACGAGCGGCTATCCGAAATCAGAGCCGAACTGCAGCGCAACCACCAGGCGCTTTGCGGTCTGGCTGAAACATTGTCCGACAAACGCCGCAAGGCGGCTGAGCTGTTGTCTCAAAAGGTGGAGCGGGAGCTGGCCGATCTGAAGATGGCCGGCACCCGGTTCGTAGTGGACATACAGCCGGTGGACCAGCTCAGGGAGACCGGTCCGTTCCTGGCCAACAAGGGCCTTGCGCTGACAGAAAGCGGTTCGGACCGGGTGGTCTTCACGATGGCTCCCAATGTCGGAGAGGCGATCAAACCGTTGGCCAGCATCGCTTCGGGCGGGGAGTTGTCCCGGGTGATGCTGGCCCTGAAAGCCATTCTGGCCCATAGCGATGCCTTGGAAACCGTGGTGTTCGACGAAGTCGATGCCGGCATCGGCGGCGGCGTCGCCGATGTGGTGGGAAAAAAGCTGGCCCATCTGGCCCGTCACCATCAGATTCTGTGCATCACCCATCTGCCGCAAATCGCAAGGTATGGCGATCATCATTTTAATATCGTGAAAAGCGTTTCCCGGGGCCGAACCCGGACAACCATCATGCCGCTGGCGCCCGAAGCGCGGGTCGAAGAACTGGCCCGCATGCTGGGCGGCGAAAAGATCACGGCCACCACCCTGGCCCACGCCCGTGAGATGCTCTCCACGGGCCGATAA
- a CDS encoding ATP-binding protein — protein MFFDRLLYSLPPLFTAVLLGAMAAHIVLGRHKGKSHRLFAALCFFGSLLYIDMLINFNAPSARVALMASRIGHLFHPFLLPLFIHFFHLYLGMDRRRHVVPFAYGYAALVAACAPWGGWIIADTRFFAFGYFGQGGPLFILMGIGAVLATGYNVVIIYRAIRRESRSIYKNKLHYLFIGFGLLGILTTLNCLTLFGVPVYPPGAFGFIPLIIFAAGFFRYDLLDSGVFLRKGFVYLTMTMVLAAVYLLMAYVLPLPAMEIRFSAAHLMALLFLIPAAMASGPLAGWLQQGMDRMRLKGSFDHRMTLNHISQTIASILDRQKITQLLQGTIIDAMQVTHCTLFLADPAVNGYRAIAAAGDGTDQWQDAFLAEESCLVSALQGRSLPILKQKLLGAARAGKTVGVLSQMRWLRGEAVFPMCFRERLKGFLVLGEKRSGRIISAEDLDLLLPLCHQSALAIQNAQAYQALRELNQTLEAQVAARTEALETALAEKERSQEQLIRSESLAALGQLVAGVAHELNNPLASVTSLLQSIAEELSEWDRNRPLDPDLLDDLHFADKELARAKSIIASLLGLSRQTQTYEESVDMTSVVQDALRVLHNQYKHRQMHIETDLDPELPRLQGNFAHLGQVALNIIQNAIQALADRGGQVCLRTWHDAAGGHVVFQCRDNGSGIAAAIRPDVFKPFFTTKPVGRGTGLGLYICHQILQRHGGTIALAAADPRGTVVTVRLPVG, from the coding sequence ATGTTTTTCGACCGATTGTTGTACAGCCTGCCGCCGCTCTTCACCGCGGTGCTGCTGGGCGCAATGGCAGCACACATCGTTCTTGGCCGGCACAAAGGAAAGTCCCACCGCCTGTTTGCCGCGCTCTGTTTTTTTGGAAGCTTGCTCTACATCGACATGTTGATCAATTTCAATGCACCGTCTGCACGGGTGGCGTTGATGGCCAGCCGCATCGGCCACCTGTTTCACCCTTTTTTACTTCCATTGTTCATCCACTTCTTCCACCTGTATCTTGGGATGGATCGCCGGCGTCATGTGGTCCCATTCGCCTACGGCTACGCCGCCCTGGTGGCGGCCTGCGCGCCGTGGGGAGGATGGATCATCGCGGATACCCGTTTTTTCGCTTTCGGTTACTTCGGCCAGGGCGGGCCCTTGTTCATCCTGATGGGAATCGGCGCCGTTCTTGCCACCGGTTACAACGTCGTCATAATATATCGGGCCATTCGTCGCGAATCGCGCAGTATCTACAAAAACAAACTTCACTATCTATTCATCGGCTTCGGCCTGCTGGGGATACTGACCACGCTGAACTGCCTGACCCTCTTCGGTGTGCCGGTCTACCCACCCGGCGCTTTTGGGTTTATTCCATTGATCATATTTGCGGCTGGCTTTTTCCGCTACGATCTGCTCGATTCCGGTGTGTTCCTGCGCAAAGGTTTCGTATACCTGACCATGACGATGGTGTTGGCGGCCGTTTATCTTCTGATGGCTTATGTCTTGCCTTTGCCTGCCATGGAAATTCGATTCAGCGCGGCCCATCTTATGGCCCTTCTGTTTTTGATTCCCGCGGCCATGGCCTCCGGACCTCTGGCCGGATGGCTCCAACAAGGCATGGATCGCATGCGGCTCAAGGGTTCGTTCGATCATCGCATGACCTTGAACCACATCAGCCAGACCATTGCATCTATTCTCGACCGGCAAAAGATCACCCAACTGTTGCAGGGAACCATCATCGACGCCATGCAGGTGACGCATTGCACGCTCTTTCTCGCCGATCCAGCCGTCAATGGCTATCGTGCGATTGCCGCGGCAGGAGACGGCACAGACCAGTGGCAGGATGCGTTTCTGGCCGAAGAATCCTGTCTCGTGTCGGCCCTGCAAGGCCGGTCCCTTCCCATTTTAAAGCAAAAACTGCTGGGAGCGGCCCGTGCAGGCAAAACCGTCGGGGTGCTGTCGCAGATGCGTTGGCTACGTGGAGAGGCCGTTTTCCCTATGTGTTTCAGGGAGCGTTTGAAAGGTTTTCTGGTGCTGGGCGAAAAGCGCAGCGGCCGGATAATTTCCGCCGAGGACCTGGACCTGCTGTTGCCCTTGTGCCATCAAAGCGCTCTTGCCATTCAAAATGCCCAGGCCTACCAGGCGCTTCGCGAGCTGAATCAGACATTGGAAGCGCAGGTGGCCGCGCGCACCGAAGCTCTGGAAACCGCCCTTGCGGAAAAAGAGCGTTCCCAGGAACAACTGATCCGCTCCGAAAGCCTGGCCGCGCTGGGGCAGCTCGTGGCCGGTGTGGCCCATGAACTGAACAATCCGCTCGCCAGCGTGACCAGCCTGCTCCAATCGATTGCCGAGGAGCTGTCCGAGTGGGATCGGAACCGACCGCTCGATCCCGATCTGCTGGACGACCTGCATTTCGCCGACAAGGAACTGGCCCGCGCCAAATCCATCATCGCCAGCCTCCTGGGCCTCTCACGCCAGACGCAGACCTACGAGGAATCGGTGGACATGACGTCGGTGGTCCAGGATGCCCTGCGGGTATTGCACAATCAATACAAGCACCGGCAGATGCACATTGAAACCGATCTCGATCCGGAACTGCCCAGGCTGCAGGGCAATTTTGCCCATCTGGGGCAAGTGGCCCTGAACATCATTCAAAATGCGATTCAGGCGTTGGCGGATCGTGGCGGTCAAGTCTGCTTGCGCACCTGGCACGATGCGGCCGGTGGGCATGTGGTCTTCCAGTGCCGGGACAATGGATCGGGCATCGCGGCCGCTATCCGCCCAGATGTTTTTAAGCCGTTTTTTACCACCAAACCCGTTGGTCGGGGAACCGGGTTGGGGCTGTACATTTGTCACCAGATCCTTCAACGCCATGGGGGCACCATCGCATTGGCGGCTGCCGACCCGCGCGGCACCGTAGTTACGGTTCGCTTGCCCGTTGGGTAA
- a CDS encoding FmdB family zinc ribbon protein, whose amino-acid sequence MPIYEFKCLKCETFMEVLVMGTGEEKVPMRCKKCGSEELERVISATNFSVGAGGNGAKSGPSAISRTCSSGSCTTWNLPGHSK is encoded by the coding sequence ATGCCGATATATGAATTCAAGTGTCTGAAGTGTGAAACCTTCATGGAAGTGCTGGTCATGGGGACGGGTGAGGAAAAGGTGCCCATGCGTTGTAAGAAGTGTGGCTCGGAGGAACTGGAGCGTGTCATCAGCGCGACCAATTTCAGCGTGGGTGCAGGGGGAAACGGCGCCAAGTCAGGCCCGTCCGCCATTTCGCGTACCTGCTCCAGCGGATCGTGCACCACTTGGAATTTGCCTGGACACAGCAAATAG
- a CDS encoding transcriptional repressor — MTSVAIHKREKEQFIKLFKGDRIDRFEDRLAVLEVFLNIEKHVTAQELTQAVHTAGHHLEETFVQETIEMMCHYGFAQASRFDNGQVRYEHRHLGQHHDHLVCTKCRKIIEFENDAIENLQEQIASTYGFHMLQHKMELYGICRECLARREDLLSLDAARPGERLKVVAFRGGGRLKMRLLTMGLRIGDEIEVITNINRGQVVIASDFNRLVLGQGLASKIMVSALTREERPGSLKVQP; from the coding sequence ATGACGTCAGTGGCCATCCATAAACGGGAGAAGGAACAATTCATCAAGCTGTTCAAGGGCGATCGTATCGATCGCTTCGAGGATCGTTTGGCTGTTTTGGAAGTTTTTTTGAACATCGAAAAGCATGTGACGGCCCAGGAGTTGACGCAGGCCGTGCACACGGCGGGCCATCACCTGGAGGAGACGTTCGTTCAGGAAACCATCGAGATGATGTGCCACTACGGCTTTGCCCAGGCCAGCCGGTTCGACAACGGGCAGGTGCGATACGAGCACCGTCATCTCGGGCAGCACCACGATCACCTGGTTTGCACCAAATGCCGAAAAATCATCGAGTTCGAGAACGATGCCATCGAAAATCTGCAGGAGCAGATCGCCTCGACCTATGGCTTCCATATGTTGCAGCACAAAATGGAGCTTTACGGGATCTGCCGGGAATGCCTGGCGCGCCGTGAGGATCTTCTGTCCCTCGACGCCGCCCGCCCCGGTGAGCGATTGAAGGTGGTGGCCTTCAGGGGCGGCGGCCGTTTGAAAATGCGCTTGTTGACCATGGGGTTGCGTATCGGAGACGAGATCGAGGTGATCACCAACATCAACCGAGGACAAGTCGTGATTGCCTCAGACTTCAATCGACTGGTCCTCGGGCAGGGGTTGGCGAGCAAAATCATGGTGTCAGCCTTGACCCGTGAAGAGAGGCCGGGCAGCTTAAAGGTCCAGCCCTGA
- a CDS encoding SH3 domain-containing protein yields the protein MRLAHITKVVLIGMWVALAVGQAAAAERMAAKEDIVNIRSGPGTNHDTLWQIEKYHPVLIVEKKGEWYRFKDFEGDQGWIHAALLDQTPTVIVRVSRCNVRSGPGTNHGIAFIVDRGIPFKVLQKKDRWLEIQHADGDKGWVLETLVW from the coding sequence ATGAGATTAGCGCACATCACAAAAGTCGTGTTGATCGGCATGTGGGTCGCCCTGGCGGTAGGGCAGGCTGCAGCGGCCGAGCGCATGGCCGCCAAGGAAGACATCGTCAACATCCGATCCGGTCCGGGGACCAACCATGACACTTTATGGCAAATCGAAAAATATCATCCGGTATTGATTGTTGAAAAAAAAGGCGAATGGTACCGATTCAAGGACTTCGAAGGGGATCAGGGGTGGATCCATGCCGCCTTGCTCGATCAGACACCCACGGTGATCGTTCGCGTATCCCGCTGCAATGTGCGTTCGGGTCCGGGGACGAACCATGGCATCGCCTTCATCGTGGATCGCGGAATCCCCTTCAAAGTGTTGCAAAAGAAGGACCGCTGGTTGGAAATCCAACACGCGGATGGAGACAAAGGATGGGTACTGGAGACGCTGGTATGGTGA
- a CDS encoding adenosine kinase, with amino-acid sequence MVNMTRIYDRLNPERRKVTGVGSALVDILAREDDAFLQRVGAIKGGMTYVDREFIDRTVQQASNPPQIVPGGSACNTVVGIGRLGGHAQFVGKCGNGPMGRLFRDDLTRQGVHSFLLNSDSPTGRVLSIVSPDAQRSMFTYLGASAEARPEEMTPACFEEAAIVHIEGYLLFNRDLIRAALKAARDAGALISLDLASFNVVEEARDILPELIAEYVDILLANEDESHAYTGTRDESKAISILASQVPLAVLKLGARGSLIGTNGDVLAVSALGNGEAQDTTGAGDLWASGFLYGLVNRMPLDRCGRLASLCGYEVCQVVGANIPETRWTAIRKQMEG; translated from the coding sequence ATGGTGAACATGACCCGGATTTACGACCGCTTGAATCCGGAAAGACGGAAGGTGACCGGTGTGGGTTCGGCCCTGGTGGACATTTTGGCCCGCGAAGATGATGCCTTTCTACAGCGGGTGGGCGCCATCAAGGGCGGCATGACCTATGTGGACAGGGAGTTTATCGATCGGACCGTCCAGCAGGCGAGCAATCCGCCGCAAATCGTTCCCGGGGGATCGGCGTGCAATACGGTGGTGGGTATCGGCCGCCTGGGCGGGCACGCTCAATTCGTGGGAAAGTGCGGCAACGGCCCCATGGGCCGGTTGTTCCGTGACGATTTGACCAGACAAGGCGTCCACTCTTTTTTGTTGAATTCCGATTCCCCCACCGGCCGGGTGCTTTCCATCGTCTCACCGGATGCTCAAAGGTCCATGTTTACCTATCTGGGGGCTTCCGCCGAAGCGCGGCCCGAGGAGATGACCCCGGCCTGTTTCGAGGAGGCGGCCATCGTGCATATCGAAGGCTATCTGCTCTTCAATCGGGACTTGATCCGGGCCGCGTTGAAAGCGGCCCGCGATGCCGGAGCGCTGATTTCTCTCGATCTGGCCAGCTTCAACGTGGTCGAAGAGGCCAGGGATATTCTGCCTGAGTTGATCGCGGAGTATGTGGACATCTTACTGGCCAATGAGGATGAGTCCCATGCCTACACCGGAACCCGGGACGAATCGAAGGCGATATCCATCCTGGCGTCCCAAGTACCGCTGGCCGTATTGAAACTCGGCGCCCGGGGGAGCCTGATCGGCACGAACGGCGATGTTCTGGCTGTCAGCGCTTTGGGAAACGGCGAAGCCCAGGATACGACGGGTGCCGGTGATTTGTGGGCATCCGGTTTTCTGTACGGTCTGGTGAACCGGATGCCGCTCGATCGCTGTGGACGGTTGGCATCGCTTTGTGGCTATGAGGTGTGCCAGGTCGTAGGGGCAAATATTCCGGAAACGCGCTGGACGGCGATCCGAAAACAGATGGAGGGCTAA
- a CDS encoding tetratricopeptide repeat protein, which yields MAGKKITRKELVKKPDEFLTLTGKVVQWARANAKPLAYGIGAFFVFLILVAGYRLYSENRERAAAALLSRGMTAYAEAVKAGNSPAEALAAAEPELQRLVDGYGRYDAGRLAGVFLAHISLSANMPDQAIALYSEALDRLEGHSSLGNTILNGLAMAYLQKGDASAAIEAFEKVLASGSTVLKDNALFQLGQLYRTSGDGAKSRQTFERLAADFPNSIYVDIARETAAATEKIAG from the coding sequence ATGGCCGGGAAAAAGATCACGCGCAAGGAACTTGTCAAAAAACCCGATGAATTTTTGACGCTGACCGGCAAGGTCGTGCAGTGGGCCAGGGCCAATGCCAAGCCCCTGGCTTACGGCATCGGCGCCTTTTTCGTTTTTCTCATCCTCGTGGCCGGATATCGATTGTATTCCGAAAACCGAGAGCGAGCCGCTGCGGCCCTGCTGAGCCGGGGCATGACCGCCTATGCGGAGGCCGTCAAGGCGGGCAATTCACCGGCCGAGGCCCTTGCCGCGGCCGAGCCTGAATTGCAGCGGCTGGTGGATGGTTACGGCCGTTATGACGCCGGTCGCCTGGCAGGTGTTTTTTTGGCCCACATCAGTTTGTCTGCAAACATGCCGGATCAAGCCATCGCGCTTTACAGCGAGGCTCTCGATCGGCTCGAGGGACATTCGAGTCTGGGCAACACGATCCTTAACGGGTTGGCCATGGCTTACCTGCAAAAGGGAGACGCGTCCGCTGCGATCGAGGCCTTTGAAAAGGTCCTGGCCAGCGGCAGCACCGTACTCAAAGACAACGCCCTCTTCCAGTTGGGACAGTTGTATCGGACCAGCGGGGACGGGGCGAAAAGCAGGCAAACCTTCGAACGGCTGGCGGCCGATTTTCCGAATTCCATTTATGTCGATATCGCCCGTGAAACCGCCGCAGCAACTGAAAAAATTGCGGGATAA
- a CDS encoding sigma-54-dependent transcriptional regulator yields MDTILIVDDEKNYPLVLSAVLQEEGFETLTANSGHEALAVLEHSDVDLVLTDMKMPKMDGIELLQKIKTIDAELPVIMMTAYGTVEKAVEAMQKGAYSYILKPFDNEQLILYVNKAIAMYRVVKENRQLRSAVENLYSFGNLIGKSKAMQDIFETIRKVAPATATVLIEGPSGTGKELVAKSIHFNSPRRNQPFVAVNCSALAESLLESELFGHEKGAFTGAVSMKKGRFELADQGTLFLDEIGELSSSLQVKLLRVLQEKVFERVGGIRPISVNIRLIAATNKSLRDEIAKGRFREDLFYRLNVVHIVLPPLRDRLEDIRPLTAHFIAKYAEERPDEKPVTRLEKEVERLFYQYGWPGNVRELENVIERAMVMCAGETITVDDLPLDFRNNVTQNNKLNLEGLSPKATLYETLAHVEKQMILQALQQAGYVQSHAASLLGIGKSGLNQKLKKYGIDVAEFIQPEE; encoded by the coding sequence ATGGACACGATTCTCATCGTCGATGATGAAAAAAACTATCCGCTGGTACTCAGCGCGGTATTGCAGGAGGAGGGTTTTGAAACGCTGACGGCCAATAGCGGCCACGAGGCCCTGGCGGTTCTGGAACACTCCGATGTGGACCTCGTCCTTACCGACATGAAAATGCCCAAGATGGACGGCATCGAGCTGCTCCAGAAGATTAAAACCATCGATGCGGAGCTGCCGGTCATCATGATGACCGCTTACGGAACCGTCGAAAAAGCGGTGGAAGCCATGCAGAAAGGGGCCTACAGCTACATCCTCAAGCCTTTTGACAACGAACAGCTGATTCTCTATGTCAACAAAGCCATTGCCATGTATCGGGTGGTCAAGGAAAATCGGCAGTTGCGCAGCGCCGTGGAGAACCTTTACAGCTTCGGCAACCTGATCGGCAAGAGCAAGGCCATGCAGGATATCTTCGAAACCATTCGCAAGGTGGCGCCGGCCACGGCCACGGTACTCATCGAAGGGCCAAGCGGCACCGGCAAGGAGTTGGTGGCCAAATCGATCCACTTCAACAGCCCGCGCCGCAATCAGCCCTTTGTGGCGGTCAACTGCTCGGCGCTGGCCGAGAGTCTGCTGGAAAGCGAGCTCTTCGGCCATGAAAAGGGGGCCTTCACCGGCGCGGTCTCCATGAAAAAGGGACGTTTCGAGCTGGCCGACCAGGGCACCCTGTTCTTGGATGAAATCGGGGAACTTTCTTCTTCGCTGCAGGTCAAGTTACTGCGCGTGCTACAGGAGAAGGTCTTTGAGAGGGTGGGCGGCATTCGTCCCATTTCGGTCAATATCCGGCTCATTGCCGCGACCAACAAATCCCTGAGAGACGAAATCGCCAAGGGACGTTTCCGGGAGGACCTTTTTTACCGCCTCAATGTCGTCCATATCGTCCTGCCGCCCCTGCGCGACCGGCTGGAGGACATCCGCCCGCTGACGGCCCATTTTATAGCCAAATATGCGGAAGAACGACCAGATGAAAAACCGGTCACACGGCTGGAAAAGGAGGTCGAACGCCTCTTTTACCAATATGGCTGGCCGGGCAATGTGCGGGAACTCGAAAATGTCATCGAGCGCGCCATGGTCATGTGCGCCGGGGAGACGATCACCGTCGATGACTTGCCCCTGGACTTCAGGAATAATGTAACCCAGAACAACAAACTCAATCTTGAGGGCCTCTCCCCCAAAGCCACCCTTTACGAAACGCTGGCCCATGTGGAAAAGCAGATGATCCTGCAGGCGCTTCAACAGGCCGGATATGTCCAGTCCCATGCGGCGTCTCTTCTGGGCATCGGCAAAAGCGGTCTGAATCAGAAGCTGAAGAAATACGGGATCGATGTGGCGGAGTTCATCCAGCCCGAAGAGTGA